One Streptomyces sp. P9-A2 DNA window includes the following coding sequences:
- a CDS encoding type II toxin-antitoxin system Phd/YefM family antitoxin: protein MSVQPEITQRDLRNRSREIMDAIQGGQSFTVTRDGHPIGELVPLRRRRRFVSRQEFAAMSRTAPDIDLDTFRADQDATADTYPDDPYAR from the coding sequence ATGAGCGTTCAGCCCGAAATCACCCAGCGGGATCTGCGCAACCGGTCCCGAGAGATCATGGACGCCATACAGGGCGGCCAGTCGTTCACCGTCACCCGTGACGGACACCCGATCGGTGAGCTCGTTCCTCTGCGGCGACGCCGTCGGTTCGTCTCCCGCCAGGAGTTCGCCGCGATGTCCAGGACCGCCCCCGACATCGACCTCGACACCTTCCGCGCCGACCAGGACGCCACGGCCGACACCTACCCGGACGATCCCTATGCCCGCTGA
- a CDS encoding HdeD family acid-resistance protein has translation MTHPSGSSDINSPHGAEPRDTSAMGKPSALANLSWQILLTMGLATIALGVVIFAWPKETLQVVGVLFGIYLLVTGVFQLVAAFGTHVPGHLRALHFITGALSVLLGLICFRGTLQSVLLLALWIGFSWLLRGIMMTATASSAPAMPARGWMLFFGIMSMLAGVVLIVSPFTSIAALTLAVGVMALVLGVVEVFHAIKMRIEIGRLASGTAAKRRRRPLFHSEPHPQH, from the coding sequence ATGACGCATCCCTCCGGTTCCTCGGATATCAACTCTCCGCACGGCGCGGAGCCACGAGACACCTCTGCGATGGGAAAGCCGAGTGCCCTGGCGAACCTGAGTTGGCAGATCCTTCTCACCATGGGCCTGGCCACTATCGCCCTGGGGGTCGTGATTTTTGCCTGGCCGAAAGAGACGTTGCAGGTCGTCGGCGTGCTCTTCGGCATCTACCTGCTGGTCACCGGGGTCTTCCAGTTGGTCGCCGCCTTCGGCACTCACGTTCCCGGTCATCTTCGGGCACTGCATTTCATCACGGGGGCGCTCTCCGTCCTGCTCGGGCTGATCTGCTTCCGGGGCACCCTGCAGTCGGTCCTGCTGCTTGCCCTGTGGATCGGCTTCAGCTGGCTGCTGCGCGGCATCATGATGACGGCCACGGCTTCCTCCGCCCCGGCCATGCCGGCGCGTGGCTGGATGCTGTTCTTCGGGATCATGAGCATGCTGGCGGGCGTCGTGCTGATCGTCTCACCGTTCACCTCGATTGCCGCGCTCACCTTGGCGGTGGGCGTCATGGCCCTAGTTCTTGGGGTGGTTGAGGTATTCCACGCCATCAAGATGCGGATCGAAATCGGCCGCCTCGCTTCAGGCACTGCTGCCAAGCGGCGGCGGCGTCCTCTGTTCCACTCCGAGCCACATCCCCAACACTGA
- a CDS encoding alpha/beta fold hydrolase translates to MAFATAKDGTQIYFKDWGSGPPVVFSHGWPLTADAWDPQLELMADNGFRVVAHDRRGGGRSGQPWEGNDLDTYAEDLASVIEALDLHNVILVGHSTGGGEVTRYIGRHGSSRVTKAVLLGAIPPLMLKTEANPEGLPIDVFDELRKGVLTDRSQFYKDLSTPFYGANREGSTVSQGTRDAFWLWSMTVGIKGAYDCIKAFSETDLTEDLKKFDIPTLIIHGDDDQIVPIVASANKSSKLVKDVTFKVYPGAPHGLSMVPEFAERFNADLLEFARG, encoded by the coding sequence ATGGCCTTTGCCACGGCCAAGGACGGCACGCAGATCTACTTCAAGGACTGGGGGTCGGGCCCACCGGTGGTCTTTTCCCACGGCTGGCCACTGACCGCGGACGCGTGGGATCCGCAGCTGGAGCTGATGGCGGACAACGGCTTCCGGGTTGTGGCCCACGACCGGCGCGGGGGTGGACGCTCGGGCCAGCCCTGGGAGGGGAACGACCTCGACACGTACGCTGAAGATCTGGCCTCGGTCATCGAGGCCCTCGACCTTCATAACGTCATCCTGGTCGGTCACTCGACCGGTGGAGGAGAGGTCACACGCTACATCGGCCGACACGGCTCGAGTCGCGTTACCAAGGCGGTTCTCCTCGGCGCGATCCCCCCGTTGATGCTCAAGACGGAAGCGAACCCGGAGGGGCTGCCGATCGACGTCTTCGACGAGCTCCGAAAAGGCGTGCTGACGGACCGTTCCCAGTTCTACAAGGACCTCAGTACTCCCTTCTACGGCGCCAACCGCGAAGGATCGACCGTCTCGCAGGGGACCCGCGACGCGTTCTGGCTCTGGAGCATGACGGTGGGCATCAAGGGCGCCTACGACTGCATCAAGGCGTTCTCCGAGACCGACCTCACTGAGGATCTCAAAAAGTTCGACATCCCCACGCTGATCATTCACGGCGACGACGATCAGATCGTTCCCATTGTGGCATCTGCGAATAAATCGTCGAAGCTCGTCAAGGACGTGACCTTCAAGGTCTACCCGGGTGCTCCGCACGGCTTGTCGATGGTTCCCGAGTTCGCGGAACGGTTCAACGCCGACCTCCTCGAATTCGCACGCGGCTGA
- a CDS encoding DUF4331 family protein — protein MADHFSGPRALADPASDITDVYAFPSPEQPGHLVLVLDVFPAAAPTALFSDALSYRFRLRPVTATAAGGTPAFVAGADEYTFDFRFAVPSPHDGPGTVVQAGTCTTPGGAEIPFRVGEEQPTETRGVRIFAGARLDPFFIDLAGVLATEAQEQLAFKARAANSLDGMNVLAIVLELDIATVLGSDTGPLMAVVGETATSHGHPVRLERMGRPEIKNVIMRSSKFDPVNRDLEIRDLYNAEDAFNLSQDYVGAYRARLSANLAFFDRLDGKTDWPLDDQGVHPLTELLLADFLVVDTSKPFSDGSDLEIERAVLTGRPHTTCGGRSPEDDIIDTLYTLLVGGLDGPRISDGVDQPTQPVSRTFPYLVPPNPNPPDLKTVFAALSAPPKEAASSPG, from the coding sequence GTGGCAGACCACTTCTCCGGCCCGCGGGCCCTTGCTGACCCCGCATCCGACATCACCGACGTGTACGCCTTCCCCAGCCCGGAACAGCCCGGTCATCTGGTGCTCGTCCTGGACGTATTCCCGGCTGCCGCACCCACGGCCCTGTTCTCCGACGCGCTCAGCTACCGCTTCCGCCTCCGGCCGGTGACGGCCACGGCGGCCGGCGGCACACCGGCGTTCGTGGCCGGCGCTGACGAGTACACCTTCGACTTCCGCTTCGCCGTTCCGTCCCCGCACGACGGCCCCGGCACCGTGGTGCAGGCCGGCACGTGCACCACGCCTGGCGGGGCGGAGATCCCGTTCCGGGTCGGCGAGGAGCAGCCGACCGAGACGCGCGGTGTGCGGATCTTCGCCGGTGCGCGGCTCGATCCGTTCTTCATCGACCTGGCAGGCGTGCTGGCCACCGAGGCGCAGGAGCAGTTGGCGTTCAAGGCCAGGGCCGCCAACTCCCTGGACGGCATGAACGTGCTGGCCATCGTCCTCGAACTCGACATCGCCACGGTGCTCGGCAGCGACACCGGCCCGCTGATGGCCGTCGTCGGCGAGACCGCGACCTCCCACGGTCACCCGGTCCGGCTGGAGCGCATGGGCCGACCGGAGATCAAGAACGTCATCATGCGGAGCTCGAAGTTCGATCCCGTCAACCGCGATCTCGAGATCCGCGACCTCTACAACGCGGAGGACGCCTTCAACCTGAGCCAGGACTACGTCGGAGCCTACCGCGCCCGGTTGAGCGCCAATTTGGCCTTCTTCGACCGGCTGGACGGCAAGACCGACTGGCCGCTCGACGATCAGGGCGTCCACCCCCTGACCGAGTTGCTGCTGGCGGACTTCCTCGTCGTCGACACGTCCAAGCCGTTCTCCGACGGCAGCGACCTCGAGATCGAGCGCGCCGTGCTCACGGGCCGCCCGCACACCACCTGCGGCGGCCGGTCGCCCGAGGACGACATCATCGACACGCTCTACACCCTGCTGGTCGGCGGCCTCGACGGACCGCGGATCAGCGACGGCGTCGACCAGCCGACCCAGCCGGTGTCCCGCA
- a CDS encoding helix-turn-helix transcriptional regulator, with the protein MRLIDRRAEKQALHQELDSVRAGMSGALVLRGEPGVGKSALLDYAVERAADLQIVRTVAVESEMALGFAAVHQLLGPFLHSVDRLPGPQRRALGVAFGLVSGPPADPFLVGLAVLTLLADAAEVRPVLCVIDDAQWLDDESADVFGFVARRLLADKVGMLFAIRETTEPDPHLQALPGLRLAGLPEPDAHELLATAGGRPTEAGVAERIVAGTGGNPLAIVEATAELTPEQLRGQVPLPEPLPVGHELEDLFGRRVRKLPTDTQTLLLLAAAEQPGRGDRLWHAAAALGIPEAAAVPAEAAGMVAFWPEVRFSHPLVRSAVYHAVAPGRRREAHRALAAACDPQRDPAPRAWHLAAATARPDDGVADQLVAAADRARSRGGYAAAAALLERAALLTPDEERRAERRLSAAQAHVVAGAVDRAEALLAEAATGLHDPLSTAQATELKGRIRFHRGQVAESASVLACAARRLRPLDPCAARDALLCALEAAVFAGWAPSASLLCENARTARNLPPTGDLPDSAANLLLQGYTARVTGGYAAAMPALRRAIQAFLVDEVDPDVALQRLELAAVAAADLLDDASVERLTTDWIDRARASGALARLAGALAFRSAYVDGPAGRLAAARAAEAEAHELAEMTGNPAIVPPTGAHTLLTLSLSGREAEARATAAAVAREAPGRGAAGEMAMAAYFLGVLEISLGNYGSAIGCLDAAYTDDTPLVGTQALPDLVEAAVRAGRRDLAERALHRLEDRATATGTPLALGLLARSRALLATPAEARQEYEDALPLLGRTRAAPQLARAHLLYGEWLRRQRRRREARDQLRTAHDMFDGMGLHGFAERARVELRATGECARKRELGTPEELTPQEAQIAALVSRGEANREIAAQLFVSPSTVEYHLRKVFRKLGVTSRTQLAHRVLD; encoded by the coding sequence GTGCGGTTGATTGACCGTCGCGCGGAGAAGCAGGCGCTCCACCAAGAGCTTGACAGCGTGCGGGCCGGGATGAGCGGCGCGCTGGTCCTCCGCGGGGAGCCTGGAGTGGGGAAGTCGGCGTTGCTCGACTACGCGGTCGAGCGTGCCGCGGACCTGCAGATCGTCCGGACGGTGGCGGTCGAGTCGGAGATGGCCCTGGGCTTTGCCGCCGTCCACCAGTTGCTCGGCCCCTTCCTGCACAGCGTGGACCGGCTGCCCGGGCCGCAGCGGCGGGCGCTGGGCGTGGCCTTCGGGCTGGTGAGCGGGCCGCCGGCCGATCCGTTCCTGGTCGGTCTGGCCGTGCTGACGCTGCTGGCAGACGCCGCCGAGGTCCGGCCGGTCCTGTGCGTGATCGACGACGCGCAGTGGCTGGACGACGAGTCCGCCGACGTTTTCGGCTTCGTGGCCCGCCGGCTGCTGGCCGACAAAGTCGGGATGCTGTTCGCGATCCGGGAAACCACGGAGCCGGACCCCCATCTGCAGGCGTTGCCGGGTCTTCGGCTCGCCGGCCTGCCGGAGCCGGACGCGCACGAGCTGCTGGCGACCGCGGGCGGCCGGCCCACCGAGGCCGGAGTGGCGGAGCGCATCGTCGCCGGGACCGGTGGCAACCCCCTGGCCATTGTCGAGGCCACGGCCGAGCTGACCCCGGAGCAACTGCGCGGACAGGTACCGCTGCCCGAGCCGCTGCCCGTCGGCCACGAGCTCGAAGACCTGTTCGGGCGCCGCGTGCGGAAACTTCCCACGGACACACAGACGCTGCTGTTGCTGGCGGCGGCGGAGCAGCCGGGCCGCGGCGATCGGCTGTGGCACGCGGCCGCCGCGCTGGGCATCCCGGAGGCCGCCGCGGTGCCCGCGGAGGCCGCGGGAATGGTGGCCTTCTGGCCGGAGGTGCGGTTCTCCCACCCGCTCGTCCGCTCGGCGGTCTACCACGCCGTGGCCCCGGGTCGGCGGCGGGAGGCCCACCGGGCCCTCGCGGCGGCCTGCGATCCGCAGCGCGATCCGGCTCCCCGGGCCTGGCACCTGGCCGCGGCCACCGCCAGGCCCGACGACGGGGTCGCGGATCAGCTGGTGGCGGCAGCGGACCGGGCCAGGAGCCGTGGTGGCTACGCCGCCGCGGCTGCGCTCCTGGAGCGCGCGGCGTTGCTGACCCCCGACGAGGAGCGGCGGGCCGAGCGCCGACTGTCGGCAGCACAGGCCCACGTGGTCGCGGGGGCGGTCGACCGGGCCGAGGCCCTGCTGGCCGAGGCCGCCACGGGTCTGCACGATCCGCTGTCGACCGCGCAGGCGACCGAGCTGAAGGGAAGGATCCGGTTCCACCGCGGACAGGTGGCCGAGTCCGCCTCCGTCCTGGCCTGTGCGGCACGGCGATTGCGGCCGCTCGACCCGTGCGCCGCGAGGGACGCGCTGCTCTGCGCACTGGAGGCCGCGGTGTTCGCCGGGTGGGCGCCCAGCGCCTCCCTCCTGTGCGAGAACGCCCGAACGGCGCGGAATCTGCCACCTACGGGCGACCTTCCGGACTCGGCAGCCAATCTGCTGCTCCAGGGCTACACCGCACGGGTGACCGGTGGTTATGCGGCGGCCATGCCGGCGTTGCGCCGCGCGATCCAGGCCTTCCTCGTGGACGAGGTGGACCCCGACGTCGCGCTCCAACGACTGGAACTGGCCGCCGTCGCGGCCGCCGATCTGTTGGACGACGCCTCGGTGGAGCGGCTGACCACTGACTGGATCGACCGGGCTCGCGCGAGCGGCGCCTTGGCCAGGCTGGCCGGCGCGCTCGCCTTCCGGAGCGCCTATGTCGACGGGCCCGCCGGACGGCTGGCCGCGGCCCGGGCCGCGGAGGCGGAGGCGCACGAACTGGCGGAGATGACCGGCAATCCCGCCATCGTCCCTCCCACGGGCGCGCACACGCTGCTCACCCTCAGCCTGAGCGGCCGCGAGGCGGAAGCGCGTGCGACCGCGGCGGCGGTCGCACGGGAGGCCCCGGGCAGGGGCGCCGCCGGTGAGATGGCCATGGCGGCCTATTTCCTCGGCGTGCTGGAGATCAGCCTCGGCAACTACGGCTCCGCCATCGGATGCCTGGATGCGGCGTACACCGACGACACGCCGCTCGTCGGGACCCAGGCACTGCCCGACCTGGTAGAGGCAGCCGTCCGCGCCGGTCGGCGAGACCTGGCAGAACGCGCACTCCATCGTCTGGAGGACCGCGCGACCGCGACCGGCACTCCCCTCGCCCTCGGGTTGCTCGCCCGCTCCCGGGCCCTGCTGGCCACCCCGGCCGAGGCCCGGCAGGAGTACGAGGACGCGCTCCCGCTGCTCGGCCGGACCCGAGCCGCTCCCCAGCTCGCCCGCGCCCACCTCCTCTACGGCGAGTGGCTGCGCCGCCAGCGTCGGCGTCGGGAGGCACGCGACCAGCTGCGCACCGCGCACGACATGTTCGACGGCATGGGCCTCCATGGCTTCGCCGAGCGGGCGCGCGTGGAACTGCGCGCCACGGGCGAGTGCGCCCGGAAGCGGGAGCTGGGGACCCCCGAGGAGCTCACCCCCCAGGAGGCGCAGATCGCCGCCCTGGTGAGCCGAGGAGAGGCGAACCGGGAGATCGCCGCGCAGCTGTTCGTCAGCCCCAGCACCGTGGAGTACCACCTGCGCAAGGTGTTCCGGAAGCTCGGGGTGACCTCCCGCACCCAGCTCGCCCACCGTGTCCTCGACTAG
- a CDS encoding helix-turn-helix domain-containing protein, whose translation MAVRRPLTLEEREEIAVGRARDEGVREIARRIGRDPSVVSREIRRNSSRRGYRASTADRRAAQRRRRPQRQVLNTDLVLRERVLADLRYRRTPNQIAGRLKLESADASVALMEGSLPAGGKTISHEAVYTWIYALPKGELARLGVMLPSRRTARGPRRCLGYLTPQEAFQRALTEDVASTN comes from the coding sequence GTGGCAGTGCGGAGACCGTTGACGCTCGAGGAGCGTGAGGAGATCGCGGTCGGCCGCGCCCGGGACGAAGGGGTGCGGGAGATTGCGCGGCGGATCGGCCGGGACCCGTCGGTGGTCAGCCGGGAGATACGCCGGAACAGTTCGCGGCGCGGTTACCGGGCCTCGACCGCGGACCGTCGGGCCGCACAGCGACGTCGGCGCCCTCAACGGCAGGTGCTGAACACCGACTTGGTTCTGCGGGAGCGCGTCCTGGCGGACCTGCGGTACAGGCGGACACCGAACCAGATCGCGGGGCGTTTGAAACTCGAGTCCGCAGACGCGAGTGTGGCCCTCATGGAAGGCTCGCTCCCGGCCGGCGGGAAAACGATCTCGCACGAGGCCGTCTACACGTGGATCTACGCGCTGCCCAAGGGCGAGCTCGCCCGCCTGGGCGTGATGCTGCCCAGCCGCCGCACCGCCCGCGGCCCCCGCCGCTGCCTCGGCTACCTCACCCCACAGGAAGCCTTCCAGCGAGCCCTGACCGAAGATGTTGCTTCAACGAATTGA
- a CDS encoding amidase domain-containing protein, translated as MRNGSYRRATALALGATLLAALPPAATAHATDSAAAQATAEAARTVDAETTHDFAALADAVLTRRTSALLDGSQATRRAGAVLPLKGGVHVTSSLARTEDTATEVLRDRRARLADLDEAYTAAETEIDVDRVRVTGDRATAQVTETTMLTYKKIQGDEPPTTGFQARHELTFVAAPDGTWELTGFTPLDEEGPAAVNSVAETAGDSGPTFTGMAEDPIDEGGEPETDGPAPQESQAGTTQPTVQAQAKVSATASYNYTAMAKYAEKYWKNYNTNYRKFNDVGGDCTNFISQALRAGGWKNDTGWYKSYKNWWYNSSNQTTSWINVNYWASFALHSDRAYNLDNVYKLGIGDILQMDFSGNRSKDHSMITTYKSGGVPYLTYHSTNTYRKSVKSLVAQYPRATYYAFRT; from the coding sequence ATGAGGAACGGGAGCTACAGACGTGCCACGGCGCTGGCCTTGGGCGCGACGCTGCTGGCCGCACTGCCGCCCGCCGCGACCGCTCATGCCACGGACAGCGCAGCCGCCCAGGCCACGGCGGAGGCGGCCCGCACCGTGGATGCCGAGACCACCCATGACTTCGCCGCTCTCGCGGATGCCGTACTGACCAGACGGACCTCCGCGCTCCTGGACGGATCTCAGGCCACCCGCCGTGCCGGCGCGGTGTTGCCACTGAAGGGCGGCGTGCACGTCACCAGCAGTCTGGCCCGCACGGAGGACACGGCGACCGAGGTACTGCGTGACCGCAGGGCGCGACTCGCCGACCTGGACGAGGCGTACACGGCGGCCGAGACCGAGATCGACGTGGACAGGGTGCGGGTGACCGGCGACCGGGCGACTGCCCAGGTCACCGAGACGACGATGCTCACGTACAAGAAGATCCAGGGCGACGAGCCGCCGACCACCGGCTTTCAGGCCAGGCACGAGCTGACCTTCGTCGCCGCGCCGGACGGCACGTGGGAGCTGACCGGATTCACGCCTCTCGACGAGGAAGGGCCGGCCGCGGTCAACTCGGTGGCGGAAACCGCCGGGGACAGCGGGCCCACGTTCACCGGCATGGCCGAGGACCCGATCGACGAGGGCGGCGAGCCTGAAACCGACGGCCCCGCGCCCCAGGAGAGCCAGGCGGGCACCACCCAGCCCACCGTCCAGGCCCAGGCCAAGGTCAGCGCCACCGCGAGCTACAACTACACCGCCATGGCGAAGTACGCGGAGAAGTACTGGAAGAACTACAACACCAACTACCGCAAGTTCAACGACGTCGGGGGCGACTGCACGAACTTCATCAGCCAGGCGCTGCGGGCCGGCGGCTGGAAAAACGACACAGGTTGGTACAAGAGCTACAAGAACTGGTGGTACAACTCCTCGAACCAGACGACGTCCTGGATCAACGTCAACTACTGGGCGTCCTTCGCTCTGCACAGCGACCGGGCCTACAACCTGGACAACGTGTACAAGCTGGGGATCGGGGACATCCTCCAGATGGACTTCAGCGGCAACAGGTCCAAGGACCACTCCATGATCACCACGTACAAGAGCGGCGGAGTGCCCTACCTCACCTACCACTCGACCAACACCTACCGGAAGTCGGTGAAGAGCCTTGTGGCGCAGTACCCGCGCGCGACCTACTACGCCTTCCGCACCTGA
- a CDS encoding Dyp-type peroxidase: protein MTTDTGAALELGDIQAATLMPRPNPYAGAYLALRIDDRHAARELLRRLIPLLEPVSSFDPGRPVSLGVGLSFAGLEAIGVPAESLATFPSEFQQGMAARAAEIGDVGENAPEHWEAPLGSKDVHLVVAALARDTALMEALVVLAQDAVRDLPGVSPIWQLDVHVPPDGREQFGFKDSISEPTVEGTNILGSNPHEAPLKAGEFVLGYEDENGELPPMPQPEVLGHNGTYVAFRKLHQRVAAFRRYLRDNAADTEATWLAAKFVGRWPSGAPLALSPDKDNPELGGDPTRNNAFLYGDDPRGLKCPVGAHARRMNARDSVITGQVRLHRMIRRGTNYGPSLPPGVLEDDGAERGLMFAFVGAHLARQFEFVQKQWVHDGKFIGAPAERDPLIGVQDGGEFTIPQRPIRRRLRGLPDFVVNRGGEYCFMPGLRALRWLAELDT, encoded by the coding sequence ATGACCACCGACACGGGCGCCGCGCTCGAACTTGGCGACATCCAGGCCGCCACCCTGATGCCCCGGCCCAACCCGTACGCGGGCGCGTATCTGGCCCTGCGCATCGATGACCGGCACGCGGCGCGGGAACTGCTGAGGCGGCTGATCCCCCTTCTGGAGCCGGTGTCCTCGTTCGACCCGGGCAGGCCGGTCTCGCTCGGGGTGGGGCTCAGCTTCGCCGGGCTCGAGGCGATCGGCGTGCCGGCGGAGTCACTGGCCACCTTCCCGTCCGAGTTCCAGCAGGGCATGGCCGCTCGCGCGGCCGAGATCGGCGACGTCGGGGAGAACGCACCGGAGCACTGGGAGGCGCCGCTGGGCTCGAAGGACGTCCACCTCGTGGTGGCCGCGCTGGCGCGGGACACCGCCCTCATGGAGGCCCTGGTCGTCCTGGCACAGGACGCGGTCCGCGACCTGCCCGGCGTCTCGCCCATCTGGCAACTTGACGTACACGTGCCGCCGGACGGGCGCGAGCAGTTCGGCTTCAAGGACAGCATCAGCGAGCCGACCGTGGAGGGCACCAACATCCTCGGCAGCAACCCGCACGAGGCACCGCTGAAGGCGGGCGAGTTCGTCCTGGGCTACGAGGACGAGAACGGCGAGCTGCCCCCGATGCCGCAGCCCGAGGTGCTGGGCCACAACGGCACGTACGTGGCCTTCCGCAAGCTGCACCAGCGCGTGGCGGCCTTCCGCCGGTACCTGCGTGACAACGCCGCGGACACCGAGGCCACGTGGCTCGCGGCCAAGTTCGTCGGCCGCTGGCCCAGTGGCGCGCCACTCGCCCTGTCCCCGGACAAGGACAACCCCGAGCTGGGCGGCGATCCCACGCGCAACAACGCGTTCCTGTACGGCGACGACCCGCGGGGCCTGAAGTGCCCGGTCGGCGCGCACGCCCGACGGATGAACGCCCGCGACTCGGTCATCACCGGTCAGGTGCGCCTGCACCGCATGATCCGGCGCGGCACCAACTACGGCCCGTCGCTGCCCCCTGGCGTGCTGGAGGACGACGGTGCCGAACGCGGCCTGATGTTCGCCTTCGTCGGCGCGCACCTGGCCCGGCAGTTCGAGTTCGTCCAGAAGCAGTGGGTGCACGACGGCAAGTTCATCGGCGCGCCCGCCGAGCGGGACCCGTTGATCGGTGTGCAGGACGGTGGTGAGTTCACCATCCCGCAGCGCCCGATCCGCCGCCGCCTCCGGGGGCTGCCCGACTTCGTCGTCAACCGGGGCGGAGAGTACTGCTTCATGCCCGGCCTCCGGGCGCTGCGCTGGCTCGCCGAACTCGACACCTGA
- a CDS encoding type II toxin-antitoxin system VapC family toxin has product MPADRSTYAQGLLDTNIMILRRWVAPEELPDEMAITAITLAELSAGPHEVRRNDEQSGYDEHAERARRLDVLQRAENEFDPIPFDADAARIYGRICAAVISAGRKPRRRVADLMIAAIAVAEDLPLFTTNPDDFKGLDDLLTVVPVTRPRVPHDG; this is encoded by the coding sequence ATGCCCGCTGACCGCTCGACGTACGCGCAGGGACTCCTCGACACCAACATCATGATTCTGCGCCGGTGGGTGGCCCCCGAGGAACTACCGGACGAAATGGCGATCACCGCCATCACCCTGGCCGAGTTGTCCGCCGGCCCGCACGAGGTCCGTCGCAACGACGAACAGAGCGGCTACGACGAACACGCCGAACGCGCCCGCAGGCTCGACGTCCTGCAACGCGCCGAGAACGAGTTCGACCCCATCCCCTTCGACGCCGACGCGGCCCGTATTTACGGCCGCATCTGCGCCGCGGTGATCAGCGCGGGCCGCAAGCCGCGTCGCCGGGTGGCCGACTTGATGATCGCCGCCATCGCCGTGGCCGAGGACCTTCCCCTCTTCACCACCAACCCCGACGACTTCAAAGGGCTGGACGACCTCCTCACCGTCGTACCGGTCACCCGCCCGAGGGTGCCCCACGACGGCTGA
- a CDS encoding diacylglycerol/lipid kinase family protein, with product MAGARTRARVVIVTNPRSGGGKPARYGLVQRAEDIGAQVWMTSADEDAASLARNAVQQGAQVLGVAGGDGTVSAVAAVAADAGRSLVVVPAGTRNHFARDLGLDVRDPAQALGALVDGEPARVDLGVLGPRVFVNNVSFGMYADALLEPGYREDKKRAFAAVAPDYLKGKQWVEACVDTPWGTVEFPQVVLISNNPYHLATPRWLGRRFALSTGMLGGIVLKRPTETPPDLLRHLRSELRRHKRGLGPAGEGAVLWSASGITLHGDVRHLDAGIDGEAVTLPLPVMCGIRPGALRVLLPKDRPGIPPERVPGRPGALRAGGNG from the coding sequence ATGGCCGGCGCTCGGACGCGTGCCCGGGTAGTGATCGTGACGAATCCGCGCTCGGGCGGTGGTAAGCCTGCTCGTTACGGTCTGGTCCAGCGGGCCGAGGACATAGGCGCCCAGGTCTGGATGACCAGCGCGGATGAGGACGCAGCGTCGCTCGCGAGGAACGCCGTCCAGCAGGGGGCACAGGTGCTGGGAGTCGCGGGCGGCGACGGCACTGTATCGGCGGTCGCCGCGGTGGCCGCCGACGCGGGCCGGTCGCTGGTGGTGGTTCCGGCGGGCACCCGCAACCACTTCGCCCGGGACCTGGGCCTCGACGTCCGCGATCCGGCGCAGGCGCTGGGCGCCCTGGTCGACGGTGAGCCCGCACGGGTGGACCTGGGGGTGCTCGGCCCGCGCGTCTTCGTCAACAACGTCTCTTTCGGCATGTACGCCGACGCCCTGCTGGAGCCCGGGTACCGGGAGGACAAGAAGCGCGCTTTCGCTGCGGTGGCACCCGATTACCTCAAGGGCAAGCAGTGGGTCGAGGCCTGCGTGGACACCCCATGGGGGACCGTCGAGTTCCCGCAGGTGGTGCTGATCTCCAACAACCCCTACCACCTGGCCACACCGCGCTGGCTGGGGCGTCGCTTTGCGCTCAGCACAGGAATGCTGGGCGGCATCGTCCTCAAGCGCCCGACGGAGACGCCTCCGGATCTCCTCCGGCACCTGCGCAGCGAACTGCGACGACACAAGCGCGGTCTTGGTCCGGCAGGTGAAGGGGCTGTCCTCTGGTCGGCTTCCGGTATCACGTTGCACGGTGACGTGCGGCACCTGGACGCGGGGATCGACGGCGAAGCGGTGACGCTCCCTCTCCCCGTCATGTGTGGAATTCGGCCGGGTGCCCTGCGTGTGCTGCTGCCGAAGGACCGGCCGGGGATCCCGCCGGAGCGCGTGCCCGGGCGCCCGGGAGCACTGCGAGCAGGGGGCAACGGTTGA